DNA sequence from the Neochlamydia sp. AcF84 genome:
CTAATTCAAGCTCGATAAGCTTAGACAGCCGCCCGATTTCTGCAGGAAGGCTGGTGAGATGGTTTTGATTTAAGCAAAGCCTTCGTAGCCGAGACATTTTCCCTATTTCTGCAGGCAGAGCGGTGAGCTGGTTTTGATTTAAGTAAAGCTGTAGCAGCTTAGACAGCTGCCCGATTTCTGCAGGCAGGCTGGTGAGCTGGTTTTGATTTAATTCAAGCTCTTGCAGCTTAGACAGCTGCCCGATTTCTACAGGTAGACTGGTGAGTTGGTTTTGATTTAAGTCAAGCGTTTGCAGCTTAGACAGCTGCCCAATTTCTGTAGGCAGAGCGGTGAGGTGGTTGTGATTTAAGTAAAGCCAGTGCAGCTGAGACAATTTTCCGATTTCTGTGGGAAGAGCGGTGAGCTGGTTTTGGTTTAAGTTAAGCCCTCCTAGCTGAGACAATTGCCCGATTTCTGCAGGCAAACTGGTGAGCTGGTTTTGCTCTAATTCAAGCGTTCCTAATTGCGATAGCTGTCCGATTTCTGCAGGCAGGCTGGTGAGCTGGTTTTGGCTTAAGTTAAGCCCTCCTAGCTGAGACAATTGCCCGATTTCTGCAGGCAAACTGGTGAGCTGGTTTTGATTTAAGTAAAGCTGTATTAGCTCAGGCAGCTTCCCGATTCCTGCAGGAAGGCTGGTGAGCTGGTTTTGATTTAATTCAAGTGTTTCCAACTGCGATAGCTGCCCGATTTCTGCAGGCAGAGCGGTGAGCTGGTTTTGGCTTAAAAAAAGCCATTGTAGTTGAGACAGCTGCCCGATTTCCATAGGCAAAGCGGTGAGTTGGTTTTGATTTAAGTTAAGCCTTCGCAGCTGAGACAATAGGCCTATTTCTGCAGGAAGGCTGGTGAGCTGGTTTTGGCTTAAAAAAAGCTCTTGCAGTTGAGACAGCCGCCCGATTTCTGCAGGCAGGCTGGTGAGCTGGTTTTGCTCTAATTCAAGCGTTCCTAATTGCGATAGCTGTCCGATTTCTGCAGGCAGGCTGGTGAGCTGGTTTTGATTTAAGCTAAGCCGTATTAGCTCAGACAGCTTCCCGATTCCTGCAGGAAGGCTGGTGAGCTGGTTTTGATTTAATTCAAGTGTTTCCAACTACGATAGCTGCCCAATTTCTGTAGGCAGAGCGGTGAGCTGGTTTTGATTTAAGTAAAGCTGTATTAGCTCAGGCAGCTGCCCGATTTCTGCAGGCAGGCTGGTGAGCTGGTTTTGGCTTAGATTAAGCGTTTGCAGCTGAGACAATTGCCCGATTTCTGTAGGCAGAGCGGTGAGCTGGTTGTGATTTAAGTAAAGCCGTGCCAGCTTAGACAGCTGCCCGATTTCTGCAGGCAGGCTGGAGAGGTGGTTTCCGCTTAAGCGAAATTCTTGCAGCTGAGACAATTGACCTATTTCTGCAGGTAGAGTAGTGAGCTGGTTTTCTCTTAAGTCAAGCGTTTGTAGCTGAGACAATTGCCCGATTTCTGCAGGTAGGCTGGAGAGGTGGTTTTCGCTTAAGCGAAGTTCTTGCAGCTGAGACAATTGAACTATTTCTGCAGGCAGAGTAGTGAGCTGGTTTTGGTATAAGTAAAGTCGTGCCAGCTTAGACAGCTGCCCGATTTCTCCAGGCAATGTGTTAAGCTGGTTTTGATTTAATTTAAGCGTTTGCAGCTGAGATAACTGGCCTATTTCTGGAGGTAAATAAGTCAAGCCTGCTCCACATAAATTTAAAGTCGTGATGTTTTTACAATTTTCTTCAATCCAATCTCTAAGTAACTCTCCTTTTTTCTCTAGAGGCAAGTGCTTAATTTCTTCTCGGCTCAAGTATGCTTCCCCACCAGGAAGTTTTTTCCAAAGTAAAAAGCGATTAATATTCAGCAGATAAGAGGAGTAGTTAGCTAAAGTAAAATATTTTTTCTCTTCAGTCTTCCATTTAAATTCTAGAAGAGAAAGAGAACTAGCTAAAGTAAAGATTCGCCTAAAGATTGCATTTATCTTTGCTGCTTCAGAAAGCTTTTCTTTTAGCTTATAAATTCTATCTACAATAAGAGCCTGCTCCTTAACATTTCCTTGAGGAACATGCACTTTACCTATTTGCTTATAAAGAGGGAGCATGACTTCAGTAGCCAGCAGATGATGCCATCTTTTACAGACGCTAAATAAGGAAGGAACTATGCAAGCCTCTAAGATAGGGAGTAGCAATTCATTGGGCAAGCTTTCAATAGATGTGGAGGCGATAGGATGCATTTTATTTTCTTGGGTAGTGGTGACTTTTTCAGCATTTTTATTTTTTTTAAAGACAATATAAAAAAATTAAAAAGCAAGTCAAACGAATTCGTATCCTTATCAATGAAAAGCAACTCACAGGTAATCTACCTCGCTTTTTTTTCAGATAGATTTAAGGAAAAGGGGGAGACCTTTCAAGCATTTAGGAGCAACCACAGTTTTTGGAGATTAAGTGACGCGGCAATTCTGCTTTGATTAAAAGAATGAAATTGATTCTTTGACTTATTGAGAAAAACGACTCTTTTGGGCGCAATGTTTTAATTCTCCTATCGAATGATGAAATACAATACGCCTAGCTTCTTCCTGTCGAGAAAGGTTGTTTTGCCAGCATAGCAATCTGCAGAAAAAGAGAAAAGCTTCTTGTCGTTACAAATGCGTAGTTTAGTTTGAGCTTGCTTAGCGACATTTTCTAAATTATTAAAATTGATTAAAATATAGGCTGTTTAATCAGCAAGCCTAATATGATAAGAAAACCTTATCCTAACGATTTAAATGATCGAGAACGGCAGGTGCTTGAACTTAATAATATGCAAGAAAAAAGCCGGTAAGCCACCTAAGCACCCTAAACGAGAGATGCTTAATGCCATCTTTTATGTCTTAAGGACAGGTTGCCAATGGACAGATCTTCCTTATGATCTTCCTCCTTGGAAATCGGTCTATTCTCAGTTTTTAAGATGGAGACAGAGTCATTTATTCGAACAAATTAATACTTATTTAAGGTGATCGCTTCGCCAAAGCTTAAGGCAAGCTAGCGGAACTTAAGTGCAGCTATAGTCGATAGCCAAAGCGTCAAAATAACTGAAAAAAAGGGCTCAGCGGATGCAACGGCGGCAAGAAAGTTAAAGGTAGGAAAAGACACATAGGGGGTAGATTATTTGGGACTGCTAATAGCAGCTGTAGTAAGCAGCACGACTTGCAATGGTAGAGATGGACTAAAGGTGCTGCTTTATTTTTTCCTGAAAAAGCTCTATAGCCAAAAAAAATATTTGCCGATACAGGGTATAGGGGAGAAGAGATGAATTAGAAGCAGCTTTACAGGGTATTGATTTAACAGCCATTAAAAGATCTAAGCTAAAAAGATTTCATCTACAAGCAAAAAGATGGATAGCAGAAAGAACATTTGCCTGGTTTGGCAAATGCCTCAGATTAAGTAAGGATTATGAGGCCTTACCAAACACTAGCCAAGCGTTCCTCTACTTAGCCATGATACACATGAGAGTAAAAAGAATAACGCAATAAATTAATTCAGATAATGTCTTTAGAAATAAGGCCTGGATTATCATAGCGTTATTAGAGCACTGTTTTTTCCTTTAACACTTATATGAAAATGGTTTGACGTCTATAAAATTAAAACATTTCTTTATTTTAAAGATATGTTGATAAAATGTAGCGGTACCTAATCGTGGAAAAGGAGGTTATGCAATGACTAAAAATAAAAATTACGATAAAGGTCAAGTGGCCCCTTTTCCCTTTGATAAAATGTTTTATCAGGAAAAAGGAGGTTCGGTGGATGAGCTTAACGATTATGATAGGGGCCAGCAAGAATTGGATTTAGGAGATGAAAGAGGCGCGGGGCACGAGCCATAAGGAGCATGCTGGCTAGGCCATCTGGCATTTAAAGGAGCTTTTAGGCGTAGCCCAGAGGTTAAGGGATGCTATTCTTAAAAGATCCTGAATAAAAGATAATTATCTATCACTTCTAAATTTTTTCTAATAAGCTATGATGAAAATTGCATTATAAGTGTTACTTGGATTGCTTTAATTAAAAAATTTGGTTTTTAAGCTTGTGTACTAAGGAGGACTTACATCCAGCATTTAAGCTATCAGCTTTTTAAATCTGTATGCGTCCTTTCTATTAGCTATACCCACATATTTCTAGGTTAGGCAAAACGATGATTAACTAGGGGGGAAAGCCGGTAGCTTAATCTCACGCTGAGCTATTTCCAAAAGTTTTTCCCCCATACGTTTTTCCTCTTCTAAAGAAAGCTTCATTAAATTGACCATTTCTTTTTGTTTATAATGTCCACACAAGAAGCAGATAAGATTATAGCAAGCTATTTCATAATGTTCGACCTTATGAGCAGCACTTATCAAGGCAATATCGTTAGAATCTGTATCTGCAAAATGCCTGATTAGCTCTTTCCCTTCGTTAAGAATGCCGTCCATACCTTTGCTACGATCCGTAAAATTAAGATCTAGTAAGGTTTTC
Encoded proteins:
- a CDS encoding transposase, with protein sequence MDLTAIKRSKLKRFHLQAKRWIAERTFAWFGKCLRLSKDYEALPNTSQAFLYLAMIHMRVKRITQ
- a CDS encoding DUF892 family protein, translating into MEKNSALDLFLETGLRHLYNAERETYENLKTLASKSSNQALKDAFSSHILETKDQIRRLQQTFEMLDIDPTSSKIQGIPNFADKGRELMKTLLDLNFTDRSKGMDGILNEGKELIRHFADTDSNDIALISAAHKVEHYEIACYNLICFLCGHYKQKEMVNLMKLSLEEEKRMGEKLLEIAQREIKLPAFPPS